In Fimbriimonadaceae bacterium, the following are encoded in one genomic region:
- a CDS encoding alpha-ketoacid dehydrogenase subunit beta, whose protein sequence is MSAIPEQIELPKNYLSAIKEALDEEMARNEDMICLGEDIGILGGAFGVTEGLLAKYGKHRVYDMPIAEAAIVGVATGAALNGKTVMAEMQFIDFISCGFDQIVNMLATYHYRTAGDVAPGVVIRGPAGAYGGGALYHSQMNEAWFCNSPGLKVVCPSTPYDAKGLMKACLRDQNPVVFFEIKELYRKREIEQFLPEEDYIVPLGKAAVRREGTDLTLVSYGQNVWHCLTVAETLAEEGVSAEVIDLRTLVPLDEDAVFASLEKTNRVVVVNEAPMTCGFAGEVVARICDKAFPFLDAPPVRVTRMDTPVPWVKPLETYVLPSVEKILDASRRVLRY, encoded by the coding sequence ATGAGCGCCATTCCCGAGCAGATCGAGCTCCCGAAGAACTACCTGTCGGCCATCAAGGAGGCCCTCGACGAGGAGATGGCCCGCAACGAGGACATGATCTGCCTCGGAGAGGACATCGGCATCTTGGGAGGCGCCTTCGGCGTCACCGAGGGCTTGCTCGCCAAGTACGGCAAGCACCGCGTGTACGACATGCCGATCGCCGAGGCGGCCATCGTCGGGGTGGCGACGGGAGCGGCCCTGAACGGCAAGACCGTCATGGCGGAGATGCAGTTCATCGACTTCATCTCATGCGGTTTCGACCAGATCGTAAACATGCTGGCCACGTACCACTACCGCACGGCCGGAGACGTCGCGCCTGGCGTCGTGATTCGCGGGCCCGCGGGCGCCTATGGCGGGGGAGCGCTCTACCACAGCCAGATGAACGAGGCGTGGTTCTGCAACTCGCCCGGCTTGAAGGTCGTGTGCCCGTCGACGCCGTACGATGCAAAGGGCCTGATGAAAGCGTGCCTGCGCGATCAGAACCCGGTGGTGTTCTTCGAAATCAAGGAGCTGTATCGCAAGCGCGAAATCGAACAGTTCTTGCCCGAGGAGGATTACATCGTGCCGCTCGGGAAGGCGGCGGTTCGACGGGAAGGGACGGACTTGACCCTGGTCAGCTACGGGCAGAACGTCTGGCACTGTCTGACGGTCGCCGAGACGCTCGCGGAAGAGGGCGTCAGCGCCGAGGTGATCGATCTGAGAACGCTCGTCCCGCTGGACGAGGACGCCGTTTTCGCTTCGCTTGAGAAGACGAACCGCGTGGTCGTGGTCAACGAGGCGCCGATGACGTGCGGTTTCGCCGGCGAGGTCGTCGCCCGCATCTGCGACAAGGCGTTCCCCTTTCTGGACGCCCCTCCCGTGCGGGTCACGCGGATGGACACGCCCGTCCCCTGGGTCAAGCCGCTCGAAACGTACGTCTTGCCCTCGGTGGAGAAGATCTTGGACGCGTCGCGTCGCGTGCTTCGCTACTGA
- a CDS encoding thiamine pyrophosphate-dependent enzyme, which produces MKAKSAKDAHHGLPSGKLTPEERLEALRQLYLARYFDVRLIKEKKRGRLRGTLYSSHNQEAVLVGSLFGLRPYDWISPIHRDMPAFFLKDLRSGWTDPNRMGMSIEEVCAQVWGKVGSPGRARDNWSHIGSKRAHIIHSTSMLAGTIPVAAGAVLADRLNGGDAVVLTYNGEGSTAQGIFHEAINFAAIHKLPVITLVENNQWAYGTPYELGCPTKDVADRAKGYGIPGVVADGQDVFDVYDKVMVAVDYARAGKGPSIVECKTYRAYGHGDHDDDRAAKYRDPKEVARGRKRDPIAVAKARLISLGDLTKDEADKYRPEGKNASEVTDEDFPPEVVDYMKKGIEFALESPLPDPVEGGMWVFREDV; this is translated from the coding sequence GTGAAGGCGAAGAGCGCAAAGGACGCGCATCACGGATTGCCCAGCGGCAAATTGACCCCTGAAGAAAGGCTTGAGGCCCTTCGTCAACTGTATCTCGCCCGCTATTTCGACGTGCGCCTGATCAAGGAGAAGAAGCGCGGGCGCCTCCGCGGGACCCTCTACTCCTCCCACAACCAGGAAGCGGTGCTCGTGGGCTCGCTCTTCGGGCTTCGGCCCTACGACTGGATCAGCCCCATCCACCGCGACATGCCGGCGTTCTTTCTCAAGGACTTGCGGTCGGGGTGGACCGATCCCAACCGCATGGGCATGTCGATCGAAGAGGTTTGCGCCCAGGTGTGGGGCAAGGTGGGCTCTCCGGGTCGCGCGCGCGATAACTGGTCGCACATCGGCAGCAAGCGCGCCCACATCATCCACTCCACGTCCATGCTCGCAGGCACGATCCCGGTCGCCGCGGGCGCGGTGCTGGCGGACCGGTTGAACGGCGGCGACGCGGTCGTGCTCACCTACAACGGAGAGGGTTCGACCGCCCAGGGCATCTTCCACGAGGCCATCAACTTCGCCGCCATCCACAAGCTCCCGGTGATCACGCTGGTGGAGAACAACCAGTGGGCCTACGGCACGCCCTACGAACTCGGGTGTCCCACCAAAGACGTCGCCGATCGCGCCAAGGGGTACGGCATTCCTGGCGTTGTCGCGGACGGGCAAGACGTCTTCGACGTGTATGACAAGGTGATGGTCGCCGTCGATTACGCGCGGGCTGGGAAGGGTCCAAGCATCGTCGAGTGCAAGACGTATCGGGCATACGGCCACGGCGATCACGACGACGACCGCGCAGCGAAGTATCGAGACCCCAAAGAGGTGGCCAGAGGGAGGAAACGGGACCCGATCGCCGTTGCCAAGGCCCGCCTCATCTCCCTGGGCGACCTCACCAAGGACGAAGCCGACAAGTACCGACCGGAAGGGAAGAACGCGTCCGAAGTGACCGACGAGGACTTCCCGCCGGAGGTGGTCGACTACATGAAGAAGGGCATCGAATTCGCCCTCGAATCGCCTTTGCCGGACCCTGTGGAGGGCGGCATGTGGGTCTTCCGGGAGGACGTATGA
- a CDS encoding ABC transporter ATP-binding protein, which produces MKTLELKQATIQFGGLIAVNNVSFAIEPGDLFGLIGPNGAGKTTCFNLITGVYTPTSGDIYFKGTRINGVPSNKVCAMGIARTFQNIRLFPTLSVIENVMVGAFLRHRTGLASALALLPNAIKETAELREQALELLKVMNLEDVAEARSKDLPYGKQRRLEIARAMATQPDLLLLDEPAAGMNPQESEDLLQTVRKLRDEHGKTVLLIEHDMRFVMNLCEKIVVLDHGEEIAQGGPAEVRNNPKVIEAYLGEAV; this is translated from the coding sequence ATGAAGACTCTCGAACTCAAGCAGGCGACGATCCAGTTCGGCGGGCTCATCGCCGTGAACAACGTGTCGTTCGCGATCGAACCCGGGGATCTCTTCGGTTTGATCGGCCCCAACGGCGCCGGCAAGACGACGTGCTTCAATCTCATCACGGGCGTCTACACGCCCACGAGCGGCGACATCTACTTCAAGGGAACGAGGATCAACGGCGTGCCTTCGAACAAGGTATGCGCGATGGGAATCGCCCGAACGTTCCAGAACATCCGTCTGTTCCCGACCCTGTCGGTCATCGAGAACGTGATGGTGGGCGCCTTTCTCCGACACCGAACGGGACTGGCTTCCGCCTTGGCGCTCCTGCCCAACGCGATCAAAGAGACCGCCGAACTGCGAGAGCAGGCGTTGGAACTCCTCAAGGTGATGAACCTCGAGGACGTCGCCGAGGCCAGGAGCAAGGACCTGCCCTACGGCAAGCAGCGGCGTCTTGAGATCGCGCGGGCCATGGCCACCCAGCCCGATCTGCTGCTGCTGGACGAGCCCGCGGCCGGCATGAACCCGCAAGAGTCCGAAGACCTGCTGCAGACGGTGCGCAAGCTGCGCGACGAGCACGGAAAGACCGTGCTGCTGATCGAACACGACATGCGGTTCGTCATGAACCTGTGCGAAAAGATCGTGGTGCTCGATCACGGCGAGGAGATCGCCCAGGGCGGGCCTGCCGAGGTGCGCAACAACCCCAAAGTCATCGAGGCCTATCTGGGCGAAGCGGTCTAG
- a CDS encoding glycosyltransferase family 39 protein: MRVSLKQSALLGAIALALSHLVLSALFASETPYREAGRLLNQGRAPAQDIGAPDERQHANYVQRLLDGRGFPVFDPHAPDLYETYQSHQPPAYYLLASGWARLVGVTDVSEPAAGMRLRLLSCLIGAVGVFGVFVLARTATDSDALALGATAIAAWLPMLAALDGSVTNDSLLIALCTWSLALFAQGVKRGWDLRRALGAGILVGIALLTKTTAVALLVPFAVAVLAARPRPSWGVVAAGALASLLVPLGWWVRNTNLYGDPLAIQAFGDAFAGTAQAKTFIEAFGVAGYWIDWVGWWTARSFVGAFGYMDIFLPAALYSVILAVFAIGLAGWFARFFRETEDPAAKTVRVVNLVFSLFVLAFFLRFNAQYFQGQGRYLMPAVAAFATAMASGLGFLGRGRALLPGLLAFGLLATSIYSLSVLPSEFERRVDHALARRGSVSHERIVAVRRVEPSPP, encoded by the coding sequence GTGCGTGTGAGTCTCAAGCAGTCCGCCCTTCTCGGAGCCATCGCCCTCGCCCTGAGCCACCTGGTTCTCAGCGCGCTGTTCGCGTCCGAGACGCCCTACCGAGAAGCCGGGCGCCTGCTGAACCAGGGCCGGGCGCCCGCGCAAGACATCGGCGCGCCCGACGAGCGGCAGCACGCCAACTACGTCCAGCGCCTTTTGGACGGGCGGGGCTTCCCCGTCTTCGACCCCCACGCGCCGGACCTGTACGAGACGTACCAGAGCCACCAGCCGCCGGCGTACTATCTCCTCGCCAGCGGCTGGGCCCGGCTCGTCGGAGTCACGGACGTTTCGGAGCCGGCCGCGGGAATGCGCCTGCGCCTGCTCTCCTGCCTGATCGGAGCGGTGGGAGTCTTCGGTGTTTTCGTGCTCGCGAGGACGGCCACGGACAGCGACGCCCTGGCGCTGGGCGCAACGGCGATCGCGGCGTGGCTGCCGATGCTCGCCGCTCTGGACGGTTCGGTAACGAACGACTCGCTCCTCATCGCGCTCTGCACGTGGTCGCTGGCCCTCTTCGCGCAAGGGGTGAAGCGGGGGTGGGATCTCCGGCGGGCGCTGGGAGCGGGGATCCTCGTCGGAATCGCCCTCCTGACCAAAACGACCGCCGTCGCGCTGCTCGTTCCCTTCGCCGTGGCGGTGTTGGCCGCGAGGCCGCGCCCCTCGTGGGGCGTCGTGGCGGCGGGGGCTCTGGCCAGTCTGTTGGTTCCGCTCGGCTGGTGGGTGCGCAACACGAACCTCTACGGAGACCCGTTGGCGATCCAGGCGTTCGGAGACGCTTTTGCCGGCACGGCGCAGGCGAAGACGTTCATCGAAGCGTTCGGGGTCGCCGGATACTGGATCGATTGGGTCGGTTGGTGGACCGCAAGGAGCTTTGTCGGCGCCTTCGGCTACATGGACATCTTTCTGCCCGCGGCCCTCTACTCCGTCATCCTGGCCGTGTTCGCGATCGGGCTGGCGGGGTGGTTTGCACGGTTCTTTCGGGAGACGGAGGACCCGGCCGCCAAGACCGTGCGCGTGGTCAACCTCGTGTTTTCGCTGTTCGTTCTCGCGTTCTTCCTGAGGTTCAACGCGCAGTATTTCCAAGGCCAAGGCCGCTACCTGATGCCCGCGGTGGCCGCTTTTGCCACGGCGATGGCTTCGGGCCTCGGGTTCCTTGGTCGCGGCCGCGCCCTTCTCCCGGGCCTGTTGGCGTTCGGGCTGCTGGCCACGTCGATCTACTCCTTGTCAGTGCTGCCGTCCGAGTTCGAGCGGCGAGTCGACCACGCCTTGGCGCGGCGCGGGAGCGTTTCGCACGAAAGAATCGTAGCAGTACGGCGGGTTGAACCGTCTCCACCATGA
- a CDS encoding thioredoxin family protein: protein MDQEVFSTEEFKKQSKYFVFVKINAEKQTAVAKRYGVSGYPTTEFTDAEGNEIHKAVGYMPVGAYVGEMNKARGAG from the coding sequence CTGGACCAGGAGGTCTTCAGCACAGAAGAGTTCAAGAAGCAGAGCAAGTATTTCGTCTTCGTCAAGATCAATGCGGAAAAGCAGACCGCGGTCGCCAAGCGGTACGGCGTGTCCGGCTACCCGACCACCGAGTTCACCGATGCCGAAGGCAACGAGATCCACAAGGCGGTCGGCTACATGCCGGTGGGCGCGTATGTGGGCGAGATGAACAAGGCACGAGGCGCCGGGTAG